Proteins co-encoded in one Saprospira grandis genomic window:
- a CDS encoding STAS/SEC14 domain-containing protein translates to MKRDYSAPKIEFPQAKLQWSAEAEGVLELYFEEKLKMNLEQAQDYYESLCKMAEAQEKNIFIYIDVSTIGGISADARKYFAKAVNPRSRACALLVGSGISRILGNFLVGFNKPPIPTRLFSNKEKALQWLAEWQRKTP, encoded by the coding sequence TTGAAAAGAGATTATTCTGCCCCCAAAATTGAATTTCCCCAAGCAAAATTGCAGTGGTCTGCAGAAGCAGAAGGCGTATTAGAGCTGTATTTTGAGGAAAAGTTAAAGATGAATTTGGAGCAAGCCCAAGACTACTATGAAAGTCTGTGCAAAATGGCGGAGGCTCAGGAAAAAAACATCTTCATTTATATCGATGTATCAACTATTGGCGGTATTTCGGCGGATGCCCGGAAATACTTTGCCAAGGCCGTTAACCCTAGATCTAGAGCCTGTGCGCTTTTGGTAGGTAGTGGAATTAGCCGTATATTGGGCAACTTTTTGGTGGGCTTTAATAAACCGCCCATTCCCACTCGTTTGTTTAGCAATAAAGAAAAAGCCCTGCAGTGGTTGGCCGAATGGCAGCGCAAAACTCCTTAG